GTAAACAGCACCGTGTAGTTGAGGGTGAAACCCTTAAAGTTGAATTATTGAAAGCTGAATCTGGCGCGACTATTACATTTGATGATGTATTAATGGTTGTAAACGGTGACAGCATTCAAATCGGTGCTCCAGTTGTAGCTGGCGCTAAAGTAACTGCAG
This region of Acinetobacter sp. XS-4 genomic DNA includes:
- the rplU gene encoding 50S ribosomal protein L21, translating into MYAVIQSGGKQHRVVEGETLKVELLKAESGATITFDDVLMVVNGDSIQIGAPVVAGAKVTAEVVGHGRHDKIRIIKMRRRKHYRKQQGHRQWFTELKITGISG